From the genome of Ralstonia insidiosa:
CATTGCCGCCTACGCGCGCGAATGCGGCGGCGCCATGACCGCGCAAGACCTGCGCAACTATCAGCCCGAGTGGGTCAAGCCAATCACCAAGCGCTACCGTGGCTACGACCTGCACGAGATCCCGCCCAATGGCCAGGGCATCGCCGCGCTCATCGCGCTGGGCATTCTCGACCGCTTCGACCTGAGCGCGCTGCCGGTCGACTCCGCCGATTCGCAGCACCTGCAGATCGAGGCGATGAAGCTGGCGTTTGCTGATCTCTACAAGTACGTGGCCGATCCGCGCTCGATGGAAGTCACGCCCGAGCAGATGCTCGACGATGCGTACCTCGATGCACGCGCCAAGCTGATCGACATGGGCCGTGCACAGGTGCCGACCTTCGGCATGCCGCGCGCCGGTGGCACGGTGTACCTGACGGCTGCAGACGAGAACGGCATGATGGTCTCGTTCATCCAGTCCAACTACATGGGTTTCGGCTCGGGCGTGGTGGTGCCGGGCACGGGCATCAGTCTGCAGAACCGCGGCTTCGGTTTCTCGATGGATGCGCGCTCGGCCAACGTGGTGGAAGGCGGCAAGCGCCCGTTCCACACGATCATCCCGGCGTTCCTCACGAAGGACGGCAAGCCGCAGATGAGCTTTGGCGTGATGGGTGGCGACATGCAGCCGCAAGGCCATCTGCAGACGCTGGTGCGCATGCTCGACTACAAGCAGCAGCCGCAGGCCGCGTGCGACGCGCCGCGCTGGAAGGTCAACCGTGATTTCACGCTCGACGTGGAGGCCACCATGAACGCCACCACCGTCGCCGCACTGGAGGCGCGCGGACACAAGCTCAAATCGGTGGCCGATCCGTATATGGATTTCGGCTCGGGCCAGTTCATCTGGCGCCTGTCGGACGATGCTGACCACGGTTACGTGGCCGCCAGCGACAGTCGCCGCGATGGCCACGCCGTGGGCTTCTAAGCCAGCGAACACAAGCGCGTTGACCCGTGGACCGGGCGGGCAACGCGCTGCAGTTCCATAACAACGATCCCGGCCGGCACCAAAGGAACCCTCATCATGACCGCCCCTTCTGCGGCAGGCGCTGCTGCACCCGCTCGCCCTGAAAAAACCGATGCCGCCCACGCGTGGCGCATCATCATCTCGTCGTCGATCGGCAATGCGCTGGAGTGGTACGACTTTCTCGTCTACGGGTTCTTTGCGTCCATCATCGGCAAGCTGTTCTTTCCGGCGGATGACGAGTGGGTATCGCTGCTGTTTGCAGTGGGCAGCTTTGGCGTGTCGTTCATCACGCGGCCGGTGGGTGCGATCGTGCTCGGCATGTATGCGGACAGGAAGGGGCGCAAGGCCGCACTGACGCTGTCGATCCTGTTGATGATCGTCGGCACGCTGGCGATTGCAGTGATGCCGAGCTATCAGCAGATCGGCATCGTCGCGCCGATCACCATCCTGCTTGCGCGCCTGGTGCAGGGCTTTGCGGTGGGCGGCGAGTTCGGTAGCGCGACGGCGTTCATGGTGGAGCACAGCAAACACGGGCGCGGCTACTACGCGAGCTGGCAGTTTGCGAGCCAGGGCATTGCGACCATCCTTGCTGCGGGGCTGGGCGCGCTGTTGACGGCATCGCTCACGCCGGCTGATCTGGAGGGCTGGGGCTGGCGCCTGCCGTTCATCTTCGGCCTGCTGGTCGGCCCGGTCGGTTTTTACATCCGCCGGCATCTGGACGAAACGCCTGAGTTCGTTGCCGAGCAAAAGAAGACGACGGTCGATCCGCAGGCCTCGTTCAAGGCGCAGTGGACCAACCTGCTGCTGGCGGTGGGCGTGGTGGCACAGTCCAC
Proteins encoded in this window:
- the ggt gene encoding gamma-glutamyltransferase; the encoded protein is MSHRFDWQNPYPTVRIPLFARNVVSTSHPLAAQAGLRMLLAGGSAVDAAIAAAAMLTVVEPVSCGLGSDAFAILWDGKELHGLNASGTAPQAWNLDYFRNKYGEDANGTPKRPTRGWDAVTVPGAISAWAALHARFGKLPFADVLEPAAEIAERGYTVSPIVAHKWAAAIPDLQNQPGYAQAFMPHGRAPEVGEKFQLTDAAATLRRIGQTNGRDFYEGELAERIAAYARECGGAMTAQDLRNYQPEWVKPITKRYRGYDLHEIPPNGQGIAALIALGILDRFDLSALPVDSADSQHLQIEAMKLAFADLYKYVADPRSMEVTPEQMLDDAYLDARAKLIDMGRAQVPTFGMPRAGGTVYLTAADENGMMVSFIQSNYMGFGSGVVVPGTGISLQNRGFGFSMDARSANVVEGGKRPFHTIIPAFLTKDGKPQMSFGVMGGDMQPQGHLQTLVRMLDYKQQPQAACDAPRWKVNRDFTLDVEATMNATTVAALEARGHKLKSVADPYMDFGSGQFIWRLSDDADHGYVAASDSRRDGHAVGF
- a CDS encoding MFS transporter codes for the protein MTAPSAAGAAAPARPEKTDAAHAWRIIISSSIGNALEWYDFLVYGFFASIIGKLFFPADDEWVSLLFAVGSFGVSFITRPVGAIVLGMYADRKGRKAALTLSILLMIVGTLAIAVMPSYQQIGIVAPITILLARLVQGFAVGGEFGSATAFMVEHSKHGRGYYASWQFASQGIATILAAGLGALLTASLTPADLEGWGWRLPFIFGLLVGPVGFYIRRHLDETPEFVAEQKKTTVDPQASFKAQWTNLLLAVGVVAQSTVSVYVLQLYMPTYAVKQLHLPAAQSFAVVVLNGGLQFLLSPVMGALSDRIGRIRIMLTTSVLMIVLIYPMFALLRAYPTIGALLALQAVSGIFKAAYSGPMPALMSEIFPTRVRSTGLSLGYSLGVTLFGGFAPFIVTWLIHTTGDTLAPSYYVLTAAVVSGISLTIIALRHRRAGRAS